In Rattus norvegicus strain BN/NHsdMcwi chromosome 1, GRCr8, whole genome shotgun sequence, a genomic segment contains:
- the Pdcd5 gene encoding programmed cell death protein 5 — MADEELEALRKQRLAELQAKHGDPGDAAQQEAKQREAEMRNSILAQVLDQSARARLSNLALVKPEKTKAVENYLIQMARYGQLSGKVSEQGLIEILEKVSQQTEKKTTVKFNRRKVMDSDEDDDY; from the exons ATGGCGGACGAAGAACTCGAGGCGCTGAGAAAGCAGAGGCTGGCCGAGCTGCAGGCCAAGCACGGA gaTCCTGGTGATGCAGCCCAACAGGAAGCAAAACAAAG GGAAGCAGAAATGAGAAACAGTATCTTAGCCCAAGTTCTGGATCAGTCAGCCCGGGCCAGGT taagTAACTTAGCACTTGTGAAGCCTGAGAAAACGAAAGCAGTGGAGAACTACCTTATACAGATGGCACGGTATGGACAGCTGAGTGGGAAG GTGTCAGAACAAGGGTTAATAGAAATACTCGAGAAAGTCAGCcaacagacagaaaagaaaacaacagtgaAA TTCAACAGAAGAAAAGTAATGGACTCAGATGAAGATGATGATTACTAA
- the Pdcd5 gene encoding programmed cell death protein 5 isoform X1 produces the protein MDPGDAAQQEAKQREAEMRNSILAQVLDQSARARLSNLALVKPEKTKAVENYLIQMARYGQLSGKVSEQGLIEILEKVSQQTEKKTTVKFNRRKVMDSDEDDDY, from the exons ATG gaTCCTGGTGATGCAGCCCAACAGGAAGCAAAACAAAG GGAAGCAGAAATGAGAAACAGTATCTTAGCCCAAGTTCTGGATCAGTCAGCCCGGGCCAGGT taagTAACTTAGCACTTGTGAAGCCTGAGAAAACGAAAGCAGTGGAGAACTACCTTATACAGATGGCACGGTATGGACAGCTGAGTGGGAAG GTGTCAGAACAAGGGTTAATAGAAATACTCGAGAAAGTCAGCcaacagacagaaaagaaaacaacagtgaAA TTCAACAGAAGAAAAGTAATGGACTCAGATGAAGATGATGATTACTAA